The following proteins are encoded in a genomic region of Dyadobacter sp. UC 10:
- a CDS encoding SusC/RagA family TonB-linked outer membrane protein, translating to MKQNLRVFLTSVTLLLWTLLNSSTVYAQDKQVTGKVSSSVDGAGIPGVNVQLQGSNTGTVTDSEGKYAIQVNAANAVLVYSSIGYIKQEITVGSKSVIDVSLADDIKSLTEVVVTGYASQRKQDITGAVTVINPKELTAVPTASVTQMLQGRAAGVTVGNDNSPGGGTMVRIRGFGSINNNSPLYVIDGVPTQGTLNQLNPNDIESMQVLKDASAASIYGARAANGVVIITTKKGKPGEPSITFDFYTGTQRPGKMLDLLNTRELGEYLYQADLGAGKNPTATSPSVQYKFGPNGEQTIADYIYPNVFGTLPENYTYTNDIADPNLGKTAFNFTKANKEGTDWQDVIFDPAPISNYQIGASGGSKSAKYAISANYFKQDGILRYTNYKRYSIRANTEFTKGKVTVGENLTFSYDERQGITNNDEGNPIMFAIRVHPIIPVFDVTGGPAALGGNNTSDYNGFAGSRGSNLGNAPNPLARLYREKDNITKGTHVFGNMYAQVDILPGLVARTSFGLEYNQSNRSEYFHRDIEAAEARNSNSMNVINDLDRSITWFNTLNYGKIFGSHNLNVLLGTEAVKTYSARFQASRSGFAFDDLDYRYLDAGSAAGLANAGAGATRSALFSQFGKINYGFKDLFLADFTLRRDGSSRFSETYRYGIFPAFSVGLRMTELNFMKPTKKVLDDLKIRFGWGKTGNQLIPNVYNAYTLYAPDPQNNAYDINGTGTSIVGGFDLVQFGNANGKWETNTSTNIGLDAVLLNNKMEVVLDLYNRVTSDMLTQIAIPRTAGTGTIPYTNIGEVRNRGFDVGVNFRDKKGDFYYMVGVNFGHYKNEVIKLNNNPSATIFGFATRLPAMSATRAGSPIASYYGYYVDGVIKDKAEADAAPKFGSYTREGTFKFRDTNGDGIITAADRTIIGNPHPDFNYGVNLNVGYKAFDLTVFGQGVQGNEIFNYVRYWTDFNVFQGNRSKDMLYNSWKKPGDDAKLPRLNSSDATSQQVSSYFLEDGSYFRIKNIQLTYTLPSVLLKKIKINSAQVYVQGQNLFTFTKYTGLDPDINLRRSSNDNEDKHMGVDEGAYPVSKSYLVGLRFGF from the coding sequence ATGAAACAAAATTTACGAGTCTTTTTGACTTCCGTAACCTTATTGCTATGGACATTGCTGAACAGCAGCACGGTTTATGCGCAAGACAAACAGGTCACCGGAAAAGTCTCCTCTTCTGTCGACGGTGCCGGGATTCCGGGAGTAAATGTGCAGCTACAGGGTTCCAACACCGGAACCGTGACCGATTCCGAAGGAAAGTATGCGATCCAGGTCAATGCCGCCAATGCAGTTTTGGTTTATTCTTCTATCGGCTACATTAAACAGGAGATTACCGTTGGTTCGAAATCGGTGATCGATGTAAGTCTGGCCGATGACATCAAAAGCCTGACAGAGGTGGTTGTAACCGGTTACGCCTCACAGCGTAAGCAGGATATTACCGGGGCTGTCACGGTTATCAATCCAAAAGAACTGACTGCCGTACCGACAGCCAGTGTTACTCAAATGCTGCAAGGGCGTGCGGCTGGGGTAACAGTCGGAAATGATAACTCTCCGGGAGGTGGAACAATGGTACGTATCCGTGGGTTTGGCTCGATCAACAACAACAGTCCGCTTTATGTGATTGACGGGGTACCGACACAAGGCACGCTCAACCAGCTGAACCCGAACGATATTGAATCCATGCAGGTATTAAAAGATGCCTCTGCTGCTTCGATCTATGGTGCGCGGGCAGCGAACGGTGTTGTGATCATTACAACGAAAAAAGGAAAGCCAGGCGAGCCGAGCATTACTTTCGATTTTTACACCGGCACGCAGCGTCCTGGCAAAATGCTGGATCTGCTCAATACCAGAGAACTGGGTGAATATCTTTATCAGGCTGATCTCGGCGCGGGAAAAAATCCGACCGCGACTTCTCCTTCGGTACAATATAAATTCGGTCCAAATGGAGAGCAGACCATCGCCGACTACATTTATCCAAACGTTTTTGGAACCCTGCCTGAAAATTATACTTACACCAATGATATCGCAGATCCAAACCTTGGCAAGACAGCGTTCAACTTCACAAAGGCAAACAAGGAGGGAACTGACTGGCAGGACGTGATCTTCGACCCGGCCCCTATTTCCAACTATCAGATCGGTGCATCAGGTGGCTCTAAATCAGCCAAGTATGCAATTTCGGCCAACTATTTCAAGCAGGATGGTATTTTAAGATATACCAACTACAAACGTTATTCGATCCGTGCAAACACCGAATTCACAAAAGGAAAAGTGACCGTAGGAGAAAACCTGACTTTCTCTTATGATGAAAGGCAGGGAATTACGAACAACGACGAAGGTAACCCGATCATGTTCGCGATCCGCGTCCATCCGATTATTCCGGTTTTTGACGTAACAGGCGGTCCTGCTGCACTGGGAGGTAATAATACTTCAGATTATAACGGATTTGCCGGTAGCCGTGGAAGCAACCTGGGCAATGCCCCGAACCCGCTGGCGCGCTTGTATCGTGAAAAAGACAACATTACCAAAGGCACGCACGTGTTCGGTAATATGTATGCGCAGGTAGACATTTTGCCTGGTCTTGTTGCCCGTACCAGCTTTGGTCTGGAATACAATCAATCGAACCGCTCGGAGTATTTCCACCGGGATATCGAGGCTGCTGAGGCACGTAATTCAAATAGTATGAACGTCATTAATGACCTGGACCGGTCGATCACCTGGTTTAACACATTGAACTATGGCAAGATTTTCGGTTCGCATAATTTGAACGTACTTCTTGGAACTGAGGCGGTAAAAACTTACTCTGCACGTTTTCAGGCTAGCAGAAGTGGTTTTGCATTCGACGATCTTGACTACCGCTATCTGGACGCAGGTTCAGCTGCAGGCTTGGCTAATGCAGGTGCAGGAGCCACACGAAGCGCATTATTTTCGCAGTTTGGTAAGATTAACTACGGTTTCAAAGATTTGTTCCTGGCAGACTTTACATTGCGCCGCGACGGATCTTCCCGTTTTTCCGAAACATACCGTTACGGTATCTTCCCTGCATTCTCTGTGGGGTTGCGTATGACAGAGCTGAACTTTATGAAGCCTACCAAAAAGGTATTGGACGATCTGAAAATTCGTTTCGGATGGGGTAAAACGGGTAACCAGCTCATCCCGAATGTGTACAACGCATATACTCTTTATGCGCCTGATCCTCAGAACAATGCGTATGATATCAATGGAACGGGAACGTCGATCGTCGGCGGGTTTGACCTGGTTCAGTTCGGAAACGCAAATGGTAAATGGGAAACCAATACTTCTACCAACATTGGTTTGGATGCGGTTTTGCTGAACAATAAAATGGAAGTCGTGCTCGACTTGTACAATCGTGTAACAAGCGATATGTTAACTCAGATCGCGATTCCAAGAACTGCAGGTACAGGTACTATTCCTTATACCAATATCGGTGAAGTTCGTAACAGAGGCTTTGATGTCGGTGTGAATTTCCGCGATAAAAAAGGCGACTTCTATTATATGGTCGGCGTAAATTTTGGGCACTACAAAAACGAAGTGATCAAGCTGAACAACAACCCTAGCGCTACAATTTTTGGATTTGCAACCCGGCTTCCCGCGATGTCGGCCACAAGGGCGGGTTCTCCTATCGCCAGTTACTATGGTTATTATGTTGACGGCGTAATTAAGGATAAAGCGGAAGCAGATGCAGCGCCTAAGTTTGGTTCGTATACGCGTGAAGGTACTTTCAAATTCCGCGATACAAATGGTGACGGAATCATTACAGCCGCCGACAGAACGATAATCGGAAATCCTCACCCGGATTTCAACTATGGTGTGAATTTGAATGTGGGCTATAAAGCTTTTGACCTGACTGTATTCGGACAGGGTGTGCAGGGCAATGAGATCTTCAACTATGTGAGATACTGGACTGATTTCAACGTATTCCAGGGCAACAGATCCAAGGATATGCTTTACAACTCCTGGAAAAAACCGGGTGATGATGCGAAATTACCAAGGCTGAATTCCAGCGATGCGACCAGCCAGCAGGTTTCTTCTTACTTCCTGGAAGACGGTTCTTACTTCCGTATCAAGAATATCCAGCTGACTTACACGCTACCTTCCGTGCTTCTGAAAAAGATAAAGATCAATTCGGCACAAGTTTATGTGCAGGGACAGAACCTTTTCACATTCACAAAATATACTGGTCTTGACCCTGACATTAACCTTAGAAGATCCAGTAATGATAACGAAGACAAGCACATGGGTGTGGATGAAGGCGCTTATCCGGTTTCCAAATCCTACCTGGTGGGCTTACGTTTCGGTTTCTAA
- the uvrA gene encoding excinuclease ABC subunit UvrA: protein MEHLNATELAGQDLIEVEGAREHNLKNIDVNIPRNKLVVVTGISGSGKSSLAFDTIYAEGQRRYMESFSSYARGFIGEMERPDVDKISGLSPVISIEQKTTSRNPRSTVGTVTEIYDFLRLLYARAGEAYSYVTGRRMIKQSQDQIVNQLLSQFVNKKIVLLAPVVKGRKGHYRELFVQITRLGYTKVRVDGEVLDITPKMQLDRYKVHDIEIVIDRIIPKNESEDSQSRYRLSQSVATAIKQGKGALMVLDEKGATYYFSQNLMDPESGISYDDPAPNAFSFNSPYGWCPTCQGLGMIEEITEESIIPDKALSISKGGIAPMGEYREAWIFKQLEVLLKPYKITLQTPLNKFPEEAVKLVLYGSEDAVPVPSKKYPGTEWETKFDGIINFLKRQQESGNDKIQDWLKDFMSIRTCPECDGKRLKKESLHFRIDGKDISELSNSDVRELADWLVNLEDRLEERQKVIGHEVLKEIRKRVGFLLDVGLDYLTLNRALRTLSGGEAQRIRLATQIGTQLTGVLYIMDEPSIGLHQRDNVRLINSLKSLRDLGNTVLVVEHDKDMMLASDYILDIGPGAGRHGGSVVGAGSPEVFLKNGSLTAEYLSGREAIEVPRKRRKGSGQSISLKGCTGHNLKNVNMSFPLGTMICVTGVSGSGKSSLVHETLFPLLNAHFYKSRREPLPYKSVEGLEHIDKVIEVDQSPIGRTPRSNPATYTNLFTDIRTLFAELPESKIRGYKPGRFSFNVKGGRCEDCEGAGMKKIEMDFLPDVHINCETCKGKRFNRETLEVRFKGKSIADILDMTVETALEFFENMPRLLRKVQTLNDVGLGYITLGQHATTLSGGEAQRVKLSEELSKRDTGKTLYILDEPTTGLHFQDIRHLLNVLNKLVEKGNTVLIIEHNLDVIKVADHIIDVGPEGGAKGGRIIAEGTPEKVAKVKGSFTGHFLKEELK, encoded by the coding sequence TTGGAACATCTGAATGCGACAGAACTTGCAGGGCAGGATCTCATTGAAGTAGAGGGCGCCCGCGAGCATAATCTCAAAAATATTGACGTCAACATCCCCCGCAATAAACTGGTGGTTGTGACAGGAATAAGTGGCAGCGGGAAGTCTTCCCTGGCTTTTGATACCATTTATGCCGAAGGCCAGCGGCGTTATATGGAGAGTTTTTCTTCTTATGCAAGAGGTTTTATAGGTGAAATGGAGCGTCCCGATGTGGACAAGATCAGCGGGCTTTCGCCGGTTATCAGCATTGAACAGAAAACCACCTCGCGAAATCCGCGCTCTACGGTTGGCACAGTTACCGAAATCTATGATTTTCTGCGCCTTTTGTATGCCCGGGCTGGTGAGGCATATTCGTATGTAACTGGAAGAAGGATGATCAAACAGTCTCAGGATCAGATTGTCAACCAGCTTTTATCCCAGTTTGTAAATAAAAAGATAGTACTGCTGGCTCCGGTCGTGAAAGGCAGGAAAGGACATTACCGGGAGCTATTTGTCCAGATTACCCGTCTAGGCTATACGAAGGTGCGCGTCGACGGTGAAGTGCTGGATATTACGCCCAAAATGCAGCTTGACCGCTACAAGGTACACGATATCGAAATTGTGATCGACCGGATTATTCCGAAGAACGAATCGGAAGACAGCCAGTCACGGTACCGGCTAAGCCAGTCGGTAGCAACTGCGATCAAGCAGGGAAAAGGGGCATTGATGGTTTTGGATGAAAAAGGGGCAACTTACTATTTCTCTCAAAACCTGATGGATCCCGAATCGGGTATCAGTTACGACGATCCGGCACCTAATGCATTTTCTTTCAATTCACCTTACGGCTGGTGCCCTACCTGCCAGGGCCTGGGAATGATCGAGGAGATTACAGAAGAATCTATAATCCCCGATAAAGCTTTGAGTATCAGTAAAGGCGGAATTGCACCAATGGGTGAATACCGGGAAGCCTGGATATTCAAACAACTTGAGGTATTACTTAAACCTTACAAAATCACGCTGCAAACTCCACTTAATAAATTTCCCGAAGAAGCAGTTAAGCTGGTTCTCTATGGAAGTGAAGATGCTGTGCCTGTACCTTCGAAAAAGTACCCGGGGACCGAATGGGAGACGAAGTTTGACGGTATTATCAATTTTCTGAAAAGGCAGCAGGAAAGCGGGAATGATAAGATACAGGATTGGCTGAAAGACTTTATGTCGATCCGCACTTGTCCGGAATGCGATGGAAAAAGGCTAAAAAAAGAATCGCTGCATTTCAGGATCGACGGAAAGGACATTTCGGAATTATCGAATAGCGACGTACGTGAACTGGCTGACTGGCTGGTGAACCTGGAAGACCGGCTCGAAGAAAGACAAAAAGTGATCGGGCACGAAGTACTGAAGGAGATCAGGAAACGAGTTGGTTTTTTGCTGGATGTAGGATTGGACTACCTCACTTTAAACCGGGCACTGAGAACTTTATCCGGAGGAGAAGCGCAGCGGATCAGGTTGGCAACGCAAATCGGTACGCAACTTACCGGAGTTCTTTACATTATGGACGAGCCGAGTATCGGGCTGCACCAGCGTGATAATGTGCGGCTTATCAATTCCCTGAAAAGCCTGCGTGACCTTGGCAATACGGTTTTGGTCGTGGAGCATGACAAAGATATGATGCTCGCTTCTGACTACATTCTGGATATTGGACCAGGCGCTGGCCGTCACGGCGGAAGTGTGGTAGGCGCCGGCTCGCCGGAAGTTTTTTTGAAAAACGGATCACTTACAGCTGAATACCTGAGCGGCCGGGAGGCTATTGAAGTTCCACGAAAGCGCAGGAAAGGTTCTGGACAGTCGATTTCGTTGAAAGGCTGCACAGGACATAATCTTAAAAACGTGAATATGTCGTTTCCGCTGGGTACGATGATATGTGTGACAGGTGTAAGCGGAAGCGGAAAATCCTCGCTGGTTCATGAAACGCTCTTCCCGCTTTTAAACGCCCATTTTTATAAGTCAAGAAGAGAACCTCTGCCTTACAAATCGGTGGAAGGATTGGAGCATATTGACAAGGTAATTGAAGTAGACCAATCGCCGATCGGGCGGACTCCGCGTTCAAATCCTGCTACCTATACCAATCTTTTTACAGATATCCGCACACTTTTCGCGGAACTTCCGGAGTCCAAAATCCGGGGGTATAAGCCGGGCCGGTTTTCATTCAATGTAAAAGGCGGGCGCTGTGAAGACTGTGAAGGTGCCGGAATGAAGAAGATTGAAATGGATTTTCTGCCCGATGTGCATATCAACTGTGAAACCTGCAAAGGAAAACGCTTCAACCGGGAAACTTTGGAAGTGAGGTTCAAGGGAAAATCGATTGCAGATATTCTGGATATGACTGTAGAAACTGCATTGGAGTTTTTCGAGAATATGCCAAGATTACTCCGCAAAGTGCAGACCCTGAATGATGTAGGGCTCGGCTATATTACCCTCGGGCAGCATGCGACTACACTTTCGGGAGGCGAGGCGCAGCGTGTGAAACTATCTGAGGAATTGTCGAAACGCGACACAGGAAAAACGCTTTATATCCTCGATGAACCCACCACCGGTCTGCATTTTCAGGATATCCGGCATTTGCTGAATGTTTTGAATAAACTGGTCGAAAAGGGAAACACTGTTTTGATCATTGAACATAACCTGGATGTAATTAAGGTCGCTGATCATATTATAGATGTCGGTCCGGAAGGTGGTGCAAAAGGCGGACGCATTATTGCAGAAGGCACTCCCGAAAAAGTGGCGAAAGTGAAAGGGAGTTTTACAGGGCATTTCCTGAAAGAAGAGCTCAAATAG
- a CDS encoding LytR/AlgR family response regulator transcription factor: protein MNVLKCIAVDDEPLALGLVCAFIEKTPFLSLTGRYSSAVEALQIIHNQQIDLIFLDIQMPDLTGIELARVIEKAGGRAPRIIFTTAFNQYALDGFRVDAIDYLLKPFNYEEFLRAASKAQAYAELLQKASSAGSVENKDEYLFLKVEYQLVRIAYDEILYMEGLKDYVKVHLKSDPKPTLSLTSLKALEEKLPASRFMRVHRSFIVNLDKISAVTKNTIQIGAITIPVSDQYKENFNQFLSKWM from the coding sequence ATGAACGTATTAAAATGTATTGCCGTAGACGATGAGCCGCTGGCACTCGGTTTAGTTTGCGCATTTATCGAAAAAACACCGTTCCTGTCTCTTACAGGTAGATATTCCAGTGCCGTGGAGGCGCTGCAGATCATCCACAATCAGCAGATTGACCTGATATTCCTGGATATTCAAATGCCAGATCTTACCGGAATCGAACTGGCCCGGGTCATTGAAAAGGCGGGTGGAAGAGCTCCCAGGATCATATTTACAACCGCTTTTAACCAATATGCCCTCGATGGCTTTCGGGTCGACGCTATTGACTATCTCCTAAAACCCTTTAATTATGAAGAGTTCCTCCGTGCTGCATCAAAAGCGCAGGCTTATGCCGAACTTTTGCAAAAAGCATCGTCGGCAGGCTCCGTGGAAAACAAGGATGAGTACTTGTTTTTGAAAGTTGAATACCAGCTTGTACGGATTGCTTACGATGAAATTTTGTACATGGAGGGACTCAAAGATTATGTGAAGGTCCACCTCAAATCGGATCCGAAACCCACTTTGTCACTCACGAGCCTGAAAGCTTTGGAAGAAAAACTTCCGGCTTCCAGGTTCATGCGCGTACACCGGTCTTTCATTGTCAATCTCGATAAGATCAGCGCAGTGACCAAGAATACGATCCAGATCGGAGCGATTACCATCCCTGTCAGCGACCAGTACAAAGAGAATTTCAACCAGTTTTTAAGTAAATGGATGTAG
- a CDS encoding sensor histidine kinase, producing MDTRAARKFPPLLLHLLGWGFLAMFLMWQPLSWQIQFPVAFWVKQAVLFTLLVTIFYINYYFWFPRYLAKNKYVKFILLNVASVFVMAFAMEQVKNYIGFGGQMESAFRLAREANGPKKRAEKLDNFAMITALMVIGLSTSIAAVRGAQMDKQYRQNLEKEKINSELSFLKAQINPHFFFNTLNNIYALTVIDVEAAREALHKLSRMMRYVLYETQHGTVLLSQEIAFAQDYIQLMQLRLTDKVTVHLDPPNPLHDVSIAPMLFLPFIENAFKHGVSAVQPSQIDIRISQGDNKIFVEVKNTLFPDKRAILDESNGIGLANTQRRLDLLYPGKYQLEVNENKAGKEFEVHLELQTA from the coding sequence ATGGATACGCGCGCAGCCAGAAAATTCCCTCCACTCCTCCTGCACCTGCTGGGATGGGGCTTTCTGGCCATGTTCCTGATGTGGCAGCCACTTAGCTGGCAAATTCAGTTTCCGGTAGCATTTTGGGTGAAGCAGGCCGTGCTGTTTACATTGCTGGTGACTATCTTTTATATTAATTATTACTTCTGGTTTCCCCGGTATCTTGCCAAAAACAAATATGTAAAATTCATCCTACTGAATGTCGCGTCGGTCTTTGTCATGGCTTTCGCCATGGAGCAGGTGAAGAATTATATTGGTTTCGGAGGCCAGATGGAAAGTGCGTTTCGATTGGCACGGGAAGCAAACGGACCTAAAAAGCGGGCTGAGAAACTGGACAATTTTGCCATGATCACTGCATTGATGGTCATCGGATTAAGTACCAGTATTGCGGCTGTGCGGGGGGCGCAAATGGACAAGCAGTATCGCCAGAACCTGGAAAAGGAGAAGATCAACTCCGAGCTCTCATTTCTGAAAGCACAGATTAACCCGCACTTTTTCTTTAATACCTTAAACAACATTTACGCATTAACGGTAATAGACGTGGAAGCTGCGCGGGAAGCGCTGCACAAGCTTTCCAGGATGATGCGCTATGTATTGTATGAAACACAGCACGGTACGGTATTGCTGAGCCAGGAAATTGCATTCGCGCAGGATTACATTCAACTGATGCAGTTGCGACTGACAGACAAGGTAACCGTCCACCTGGACCCGCCGAATCCATTGCACGATGTGTCGATCGCGCCTATGTTGTTTTTGCCTTTTATTGAGAATGCATTCAAGCATGGAGTAAGCGCAGTTCAGCCGAGCCAGATCGATATCCGGATCAGCCAGGGCGATAATAAGATATTTGTAGAAGTAAAAAATACGCTTTTCCCAGACAAAAGGGCAATCCTTGACGAAAGTAACGGCATCGGACTAGCCAATACGCAGCGACGCCTTGACTTGCTATACCCTGGGAAATACCAGTTGGAAGTGAACGAGAATAAGGCCGGAAAAGAATTTGAAGTACATCTGGAATTGCAAACGGCATGA
- a CDS encoding outer membrane beta-barrel family protein — MNLSIRLTFLALLSGITFGANAQFGGGGGRPGGGGGDFRGGGDRQRQTVIPGTAEDTRSGSGKIKGILVDSVSKKPVEFAALSLVDIKTNNPIDGTTTDEKGEFNMSKVASGNFKILISFIGYKTKTISDIKIDRKSDINLGSIDLAPDVVQLNEVEVVGMAQLVEEKVDRLVYNAEKDITSKGGDASDVMKKVPMLTVDLDGNVSLRGSSNVRVLINNKPSTIIATSVADALRQIPADMIKSVEVITSPSAKYDAEGSAGIINIVTKKSTIQGGTLNLDTGIGNRGSNLGLRGNYRVGKMGFSLGGFGRFNYNMPGKSENLQIGKTENFSIRQTSESDNKMSFGSYNFGWDYEIDSKTSLSANVRYGMRNMRNSQQLSTFDTPSSGPLRNGFRDVTSKDLSGTWDVNVDYIKTLTKPQQELSISTQFSRNNRTNDYTADVFSWSGTSTREFLGQELNDNNSHNQESTVQVDYQTPIKDNQMLEFGGKGIFRQVVSNIEYGGLIATRPVSALNYDQNVGAGYLSYTYTTKSRFTIKAGTRYEYTSIDATLGEQGKLILPAYSNLVPSLNLSQTFGKGQTIKLGYNRRLQRPGIQFLNPNVNSSNPKNVTFGNPNLDPELTDQVEVGTSFFKNSLYVNVSGFARFTNNSIESIRTTDTSGVISTTFGNIGEKKNYGVNVFGNITLFKRWQIGGGFDAYYANLKNNSIDPSLQSNNSGIVVSGRFRTSLNIKNGWGLQAGGFARGREVQLQGTQAGFRMYDLGIRKDFKNKRGSIGFGMENFLAPSFKMRTSLESNTFTQTNTNYLFNRGFRLNFSYRLGKMTFVEQRTRRRKSVNNDDQKSDGGGMDGGGGGQAAPAISAPAVSPARGGAAGRPQGARPASDSTARPARQGMPVQQGTTPDSTIKRDSTMRPDSTQRPAVVPADSTMKPDSTELPVRSDSIPAKPAVPADSLPKKE; from the coding sequence ATGAATCTTAGTATACGATTAACATTTCTGGCGCTTTTGTCCGGAATCACATTTGGAGCCAATGCCCAATTTGGCGGGGGCGGCGGCAGGCCCGGCGGTGGAGGCGGAGATTTCCGCGGAGGTGGTGACAGGCAGCGTCAGACGGTTATCCCCGGTACTGCGGAGGACACCCGCAGCGGAAGTGGAAAAATAAAAGGTATTCTTGTCGATTCTGTCAGCAAGAAACCTGTTGAATTTGCCGCATTGTCGCTTGTTGATATTAAAACGAATAATCCGATAGACGGTACTACTACCGACGAAAAAGGGGAATTCAACATGTCGAAAGTTGCTTCCGGGAATTTCAAGATCCTTATTTCTTTTATCGGTTATAAAACGAAAACGATCAGCGACATCAAGATTGATCGAAAATCGGACATTAACCTGGGCTCGATCGACCTCGCCCCGGACGTAGTGCAGCTGAATGAAGTGGAGGTGGTAGGAATGGCGCAGCTGGTGGAAGAAAAAGTTGACAGGCTTGTTTACAATGCCGAAAAAGACATTACCAGCAAAGGCGGCGACGCTTCGGATGTGATGAAGAAAGTCCCGATGCTAACGGTCGATCTGGACGGGAACGTTTCTCTGAGAGGAAGTTCTAATGTGCGGGTTTTAATTAATAATAAGCCTTCAACCATTATCGCTACCAGCGTCGCTGACGCATTACGCCAGATTCCTGCGGATATGATCAAGTCCGTCGAGGTTATTACCTCCCCTTCTGCGAAATATGATGCGGAGGGTTCGGCAGGTATAATAAATATTGTTACCAAGAAAAGTACGATCCAGGGTGGAACACTGAACCTGGATACAGGTATTGGAAACCGGGGATCTAATCTGGGATTGAGAGGAAATTACCGGGTGGGCAAAATGGGATTCAGTCTGGGTGGCTTTGGTAGGTTTAACTATAATATGCCCGGCAAATCCGAGAACCTGCAGATCGGTAAAACCGAAAATTTCTCGATCCGTCAGACCAGCGAATCAGACAATAAAATGTCTTTCGGTTCATACAATTTTGGCTGGGACTACGAGATCGATTCAAAGACCTCCTTATCGGCGAATGTCCGGTACGGAATGCGGAATATGAGAAACTCGCAACAGCTTTCCACATTTGACACACCCAGCTCCGGCCCTCTCCGGAACGGTTTTAGGGATGTTACCTCGAAGGATTTGTCCGGTACCTGGGATGTCAATGTAGATTATATCAAAACGCTGACGAAACCACAGCAGGAACTAAGTATTTCCACACAATTCAGCCGGAACAACCGGACGAATGATTACACAGCCGATGTATTTTCATGGAGCGGCACAAGTACCCGCGAATTTCTGGGCCAGGAACTGAACGACAACAACAGCCACAATCAGGAAAGCACGGTTCAGGTAGATTATCAAACTCCGATCAAAGACAACCAAATGCTGGAATTCGGAGGAAAAGGCATTTTCCGTCAGGTAGTTAGCAATATCGAATATGGCGGTCTCATCGCAACACGCCCGGTGAGTGCATTGAACTATGATCAGAATGTAGGAGCAGGCTATTTGTCTTATACCTACACAACCAAAAGCAGATTTACGATCAAAGCGGGCACGCGATATGAGTATACCAGTATCGATGCCACCCTGGGAGAGCAGGGTAAATTGATCCTGCCGGCTTACAGTAACCTGGTACCAAGCCTCAACCTGTCACAAACATTCGGCAAAGGGCAGACTATCAAACTGGGCTACAACCGTCGTTTGCAGCGTCCCGGCATTCAATTCCTAAACCCGAATGTTAACTCTTCCAATCCTAAGAATGTAACCTTTGGCAATCCTAACCTTGATCCGGAACTTACTGATCAGGTGGAAGTGGGAACGAGCTTTTTCAAAAATTCACTTTACGTGAACGTTTCGGGATTTGCACGTTTTACCAATAATTCAATTGAAAGTATTCGGACAACGGATACTTCTGGCGTGATCTCAACTACTTTCGGCAATATCGGTGAGAAGAAAAACTATGGTGTGAATGTTTTCGGAAACATTACACTCTTTAAAAGATGGCAGATCGGCGGTGGATTTGATGCCTATTATGCCAATCTGAAAAACAACAGCATCGATCCTTCGCTTCAATCCAATAACAGTGGCATTGTTGTAAGCGGTCGTTTCCGGACAAGTTTGAACATTAAAAATGGCTGGGGATTGCAGGCAGGCGGTTTTGCACGTGGCCGAGAAGTTCAGCTGCAGGGTACGCAGGCAGGTTTCAGAATGTATGACCTGGGTATCAGGAAGGATTTCAAGAATAAACGCGGAAGCATCGGTTTCGGAATGGAAAACTTCCTGGCGCCGTCCTTCAAAATGCGCACAAGTCTTGAATCGAATACATTTACGCAAACCAACACCAACTATCTTTTCAACAGAGGGTTCAGGCTGAATTTCTCTTACCGTTTGGGTAAAATGACGTTTGTTGAACAGAGGACGCGTAGAAGAAAATCGGTTAATAACGATGACCAGAAAAGCGATGGAGGCGGAATGGATGGCGGCGGCGGCGGACAAGCTGCACCGGCAATATCGGCTCCGGCAGTTTCTCCGGCAAGAGGAGGCGCAGCTGGCAGGCCACAAGGCGCACGTCCAGCCAGCGATAGTACCGCAAGACCGGCTCGTCAGGGAATGCCAGTGCAGCAAGGTACCACGCCAGATTCTACCATAAAGCGCGACTCGACGATGCGGCCGGATTCCACACAACGTCCTGCGGTAGTTCCCGCAGATTCGACGATGAAACCTGACAGTACTGAACTTCCTGTGAGATCAGATTCAATTCCTGCGAAACCCGCAGTTCCGGCAGATTCACTGCCGAAGAAAGAGTAA